The following DNA comes from Naumovozyma dairenensis CBS 421 chromosome 4, complete genome.
GATACTTCTTCTTATCTTTAGATTGTGAGTTATCGTCATCGTTGCCGTCCATACTTTCGTTTAACTTCTGTTCCAACAATGCTTGTTCTTTAGCTTCTCTCTCTCGTCTCCATTCCATACCATATTTCATTGGGATCAGCATTAGAAAATTACCAACTAGAATCAATCCTACCATGAATGTGAATGTTCCTCCAACTGTCATTGCAAACTTCATCTTGGCAAAACAACCCATAAAGATAGAACTTAAACTACatctaatgaaattgaaacaacTACTAGCTGTAGATGCCTTTTTAGGGTATAAATCCACTAATAACGTAGTGGAAGAAGATAATGTACTCATGGCACAAAAGGAACTCACACAGGATGTAATTAACATTGCAGGTATTTTCCACCCTTTATCAGCACTCcaaccaaataataaaaatgaaatgacTGCAATGAAATTTTGTGGTATAATGGCATTTAGACGAACTTTAATAGtattaaattcttcattttctggAATGGTAccattttgtttctttttctcaAAATCTCTTAACGCCTtcttataaatataatctAGAAATCTACCCGTTAACATAGAACCTAATAATCCACCAACACCACCTGGTAAATAACAAACACCAATGATAGTTAATCTATAATTATATGGTGGAGCACTTAGAGTGGAAGAGATGGAGGAAAGCATTAATGTCCAAAGTGCAAATTGTAATCCTGCTGggaataaagataaaagaaTTTCCGGTAAAGCACAAATCTTGAATGCAGATGCTAAATCTAATCTTGGTATTGTTTTATCTAATGTTTCATAATCAGGATTATCatatttaaatcttttctGAACTGGTTTTAATAAGAAAACTGGGGCTCTAttgagaatattttttggttttattgataaattaccaACTATAGTTCTCTTAGTTTCAGGTAATGTAAAAGCTGCAACGATAAGAGCTACACCAGAACCAATGGCTAAGAACCAAAAAATTGCTCTCCAATCCCAACGAGCTGTTAAAACTGCACCTATCAAACTACCAAAACATTGACCTAATAAGACTAATCCAGAAGTAGCGCCAACAAATGTACCTCTTTCGTGTTTCAATGTGAAATCACCAACAACACCTGAACTAATAGCAATGGTAGGAGATATACCTATACTTTGAATACATCTTAGGAAGCAAATAACACCGTAAGAAGGAGCACACGCCAAACCAATAGATGCGACAACATAAATTACCATACCACCTAAGATAATGGGACGACGGCCAAAGACATCTGCTAACCCACCACTAACCGTTGGTGCAATCCcttgaaataataaatacaCAACAACTGTGACATTTACTTTGTTTTCATCCATATTGAATTCCTTTTCTAATTGACGTAATGCAGGATAATAAATCGGAGAACCTAATGATGACCAAAAACCACACATGACTAATAGGAAAACCATTCCCCATTTCTGtttatatgataataatgtataAGGAGCTGTAGATTCTGAGGTTTgttctaatttttcttcatccgGAACTGTATCAAGTGATGAATCTTCCCCATCCTCCTCGTCATCTTCTCCTTCATTGATTTCTCTTGTAGTTGTCCTCGAAAGTGTGCCGTGTAAGTGATAAAGTCCGTCTTTAGTGGCGGGTATTTCtatattatcttttttcGCTTTAATGTCCCCTTCATATgttcttgtttcttcttgaaaTGATTCATCCTCCTCATCGGTGTATATTATACTTTCGTTTGACATATCTCCTCTCTTCCCAATCTTTATCTAATCTccttatttattatatttgttctttctttgttttgcaaaatttttcaaaagtttctCATGTGAAAGAAAGGTAATAATGGCTGAAGGATCTGTAGAGATATGAGTGGCAATAccttatatataataatagatgGTAGTGTTAGACACTAAATAAAGGTACGTAATTCTTATTCTTATATGTTCctgtttgaaaaatctgtatattttatttttgacGCATTTTCTATTGTTTATGATATAAAAAATCCCGGTTGTCCTCCGAaaaacttttctttttctccCGAGCCTAGGAGTTTCTCGACGAAGAAACCATCGCAGGGGCCCATCAATTGTCGGGAAAACACGGGTTGACATCTCCGTAAAAGTGCCAAGACAAAATCTGAAATTTTTAGACAAAAAAGTTTACCTGTACCGGCAAAGTATATTAGATAAGGAGAAGGAAGGCATTCGTTAGGAATTGATAGACTTGAGTTCACGATAATGAATAAGGCAATCTATTTTCTGCTGTCATGGAAGAAATGAAGGGGTTACtttattgaagataatataaacgaagaagaaaaattagaagacACGAAATACTCTTATCATTTACTctatatagaatatatcCTATACATATCTCATTGAGTATTATAGGGATAGGGAGGCTAATTGAAAGAGTGAAAGAGAAAGCATTGGGCTGATAAACAAAACTCCCTGAATCCATAACCATAAGGGAATGAATCATCTCGAGTCAATCTTGGTCCAGTGAAAATAGCCCACAAGTCTTGTTCTTACGTAGTAAATTGTTACTTGGGAATTATAGGAAAAGATCGGAAGAAATAGCACAGAGGGTAACATATGTTGACCCTTTTATAATATGAAGGAAAAACCTCTGATCGGAAAATATCgtttggaaattttttttttttttgaaaaattctgtCTCCCCGACTGAATATTTTCGATGTCACAAAAtgatgttgaaaaatttggatataAAAAAgcatataatattcttgtTACCTGCCACAGCTGTTAATAGGAAACTTAGACGGGCACTTGAATTTCATGGAGTCTCATTTATGTTCAAACCTGCTAAAATCCTAGTTGCTATGGCACTACCATTGGCATTACAATGTGTTGTAGCCACACAAAATTCTTCTTGCATCTTAGACATAATCGAAAGGCAATCGAAGGGCAATTGAAAAGTACTCTAAAGAAATTGGGCTTTATGAACTGTTAGCCTTTGCTGCACTCCATTCATAATCACAGCTTCCCACGTTTCCACTTAAGGAGATGTGGTTatcttgaatttaaatattttactaTCATGAATAAAGGTATACCAACTAATGTGGGTAATGAGTAGGGACCAGTTATGTCAATAAGAATCGAACAAAAATTCTGTGGATCCCCTAACTGATAGCAAAACTTTTTCTTAGAGGAAAACGATAACTGTTACACATATACATTCTACCGGAGGGAAATCtgaaaagaatatagaAGAGTATAGAATGCTCATTTCCAAGGATATTGACCTctaattgaataatttgcaaaaggaaaataatgatggttATAACTGTATAAAAGTGTATATGAGtaatattatgaaaaagtaaatatatgaataaaAATCTATAGCTCTAAAACTTTTCTCTTActttgatattattaagtAGCAACAAAATACGAGAAGAATCGGATTAATGGTTAAATATTAAACAGGATAAAATAAACTAGTACTTTGATTCAAGATCATTGAGAAGCACATTGAACACCTTCACCACCacgttcttcttcttcatctgagTCATAACTTTGACCCCCTCTTGCACCACTTGGTTTATATTTGCTTGGATCGAAAGGAGATAAAACACATTCGTCTATCACGGCACCTTCTGGAATATTAGTTTTTGTTCTTGGTGgtaatatttcttctaaCTTCTTCAATGATTCTTCGTCAGTAAAGTGGTTTGGTGGGAATTTAATGTTAAATTTGACTATCAAATTACCATAACCACCGTATTTAGGAATTGGCATACCTTTATCACTAATGATTTTACGAGCACCTGGAGATATAACTTCACCTGGTACAATGGCGACCTTCAACCATTCACCGGAAACATGTTTGATAGCAAATTCACCACCAGCGATGGCAGTCAATAAATCGATTTCAGCTTCATAGACTAAATCGTCACCTGCTCTTTGGAAATGTTCATGTGGCTTTTGAGAAACGACAAAGATGACATCACCTGGAATAATATCTGGAGCTTGATCTGCTTCACCTTTAAAGACAACCTTTTGACCATCTTTCATACCTGGTTCAATGTGGACTTCCAAGATCTTTCTTTCATTGGTAACTTTCTTAGCATTACATGTTTTACAACGATCCTTTGGATCAATGATATCACCAGTACCGTGACAAACTTCACATTCAGCTTGGAATCTTTGTAGCATTGGACCCATTTGTCTTGTTACGAATTTCACACCTTGACCATTACAACTAGAACATTTCTTAACTGCACCTTTCTTACCACCTCTACCTTCACATGTCTTACAAAggatttgtttgtttagAGCTAACTTGGCTGTTCTACCTTTATAAAGTTCTTCCAATGTAGCTGAAAGTTCATGTTTAATATCTCTACCTCTTTGTGGACCTCTTGGTCTTCCGGCACCAGCACCAGCACCACCGAAGAATTGGGAGAAGATATCATCACCAAATCCGCCGAATCCACCAAAGCCTCCTGGACCACCTGGACCACCATTCATACCTTCAGGACCAAATTGATCGTACATTTCTCTTTTCTCATCATCGGACAAGACTTCATAGGCAGCAGATgcttctttaaatttttctgCAGCTTCCTCACTTGGGTTCTTATCTGGATGATATTTCAAGGCAAATTTTCTGTAAGCCTTCTTGAtttctgaagaagaagcacTTGGTGAAACACCCAATATATCGTAAAACTTAGTATCTTTAACCATTTTGGCGCgtttatttgaattattattatttgtaaagaaattcaaCTTGATTAAGTGAAAATGAGGAAAATCGGGTACCCTTACCTAATgtactattactattactattatcCTGGGAAGAATTACAGTGACTGATGTCCTTTTACCTTTATATGATAATTCCACTGTATGGATAAAATATCTCTTCCCAGTGTTAAATACATGTAAAGCAATCGAACCCATCGCCAATTCatctaaatttttcacaaTTTTTCGATATTACTACATAGATCTTtcacaaagaaaataaaagaaacGAACggaagaaatttttttgttccaCGGGATTCCATCACTTCTCACGACACCCTGCAAGTTTTTCTCTGGGCGACACAATATCGTAATATATTCACATGACACAAATGAAGGATTTACATATGATATGGTAGGATATGATTTAGTATAGTTACATGATTAGTTACATGATTATAAATAGATTACGTAGAGACTGTTAGGTGCTTTAGTCTTGACCTTCTCCCACTTTGATGTCCTGTTCTATAGCTTTTGAAACATCAGGATTTTGTATAGTCAAAGGCTCTGAAGCAGGAATGACTCTATGGCACCACAGTAAATAACCACCGCCCCCTTTCATAGTCATCAAAGGGTGTAGTCTTCCTCGTATCGTTTGATATGGTCTACATCTCG
Coding sequences within:
- the AQR1 gene encoding Aqr1p (similar to Saccharomyces cerevisiae AQR1 (YNL065W) and QDR1 (YIL120W); ancestral locus Anc_2.242), which gives rise to MSNESIIYTDEEDESFQEETRTYEGDIKAKKDNIEIPATKDGLYHLHGTLSRTTTREINEGEDDEEDGEDSSLDTVPDEEKLEQTSESTAPYTLLSYKQKWGMVFLLVMCGFWSSLGSPIYYPALRQLEKEFNMDENKVNVTVVVYLLFQGIAPTVSGGLADVFGRRPIILGGMVIYVVASIGLACAPSYGVICFLRCIQSIGISPTIAISSGVVGDFTLKHERGTFVGATSGLVLLGQCFGSLIGAVLTARWDWRAIFWFLAIGSGVALIVAAFTLPETKRTIVGNLSIKPKNILNRAPVFLLKPVQKRFKYDNPDYETLDKTIPRLDLASAFKICALPEILLSLFPAGLQFALWTLMLSSISSTLSAPPYNYRLTIIGVCYLPGGVGGLLGSMLTGRFLDYIYKKALRDFEKKKQNGTIPENEEFNTIKVRLNAIIPQNFIAVISFLLFGWSADKGWKIPAMLITSCVSSFCAMSTLSSSTTLLVDLYPKKASTASSCFNFIRCSLSSIFMGCFAKMKFAMTVGGTFTFMVGLILVGNFLMLIPMKYGMEWRREREAKEQALLEQKLNESMDGNDDDNSQSKDKKKYLLF
- the YDJ1 gene encoding type I HSP40 co-chaperone YDJ1 (similar to Saccharomyces cerevisiae YDJ1 (YNL064C); ancestral locus Anc_2.243) is translated as MVKDTKFYDILGVSPSASSSEIKKAYRKFALKYHPDKNPSEEAAEKFKEASAAYEVLSDDEKREMYDQFGPEGMNGGPGGPGGFGGFGGFGDDIFSQFFGGAGAGAGRPRGPQRGRDIKHELSATLEELYKGRTAKLALNKQILCKTCEGRGGKKGAVKKCSSCNGQGVKFVTRQMGPMLQRFQAECEVCHGTGDIIDPKDRCKTCNAKKVTNERKILEVHIEPGMKDGQKVVFKGEADQAPDIIPGDVIFVVSQKPHEHFQRAGDDLVYEAEIDLLTAIAGGEFAIKHVSGEWLKVAIVPGEVISPGARKIISDKGMPIPKYGGYGNLIVKFNIKFPPNHFTDEESLKKLEEILPPRTKTNIPEGAVIDECVLSPFDPSKYKPSGARGGQSYDSDEEEERGGEGVQCASQ